Below is a window of Shinella sp. PSBB067 DNA.
TTGTCGATCTGCGCGAAGAGATCGACATGGTGCGGATAGAGCGTGTTGTCGAGGTCGAAGACCCAGTCACGCACATGGGAAAAATCGGCTTTGTTCGGAAGATCGCTCATGGCCGTCTTATGGCATGGCGCATGGCGGAGGGAAACGGATTTTTCCGTGCGGGAACGATGGATTCGGCAGGGCCGCCATGCTAGCGGGCTGGCATGGAACTCTGGATCCCCATCACCATCGCCGCCGCCTTCCTGCAGAACCTGCGCTCGGCGCTGCAGAAGCACCTGCAGGGCTCGCTCGGCACGCGCGGGGCGAGCTTCGTGCGCTTCGGCTACGGCTTCCCGCTGGCGATCCTCTATGTGACGATCCTCCACTGGGCCTTCGGCCTCGCCTTCCCGGCGCTGAACGGCACCTTCGCCTTCTGGGCGGTGATCGGCGGCCTGGCGCAGATCGTCGCGACCATGCTGCTCGTCTACCTCTTCTCGCTGAGGAACTTCGCCGTCGGCACGGCCTATTCCAAGACGGAGCCGGTGCAGGCGGCGATCTTCGGCTTCATGCTGCTCGGCGAGCGCATCACCTTAGGCGCGGTGGTCGCCATCATCGTCGGCGTCATCGGGGTGATGCTGATCTCGCTCGCCCGCGCACCGCTCTCCTGGCGCAACACCTTCGCGGCGCTGACCAGCCGGACCGCCCTCATCGGCATTGCCTCCGGCGCCGTCTTCGGCGTGTCGGCCGTCGCCTATCGCAGCGCCTCGCTCTCGCTCGACGGGCCGGGGCCGATCATGAACGCGGCCGTCACGCTCGCCTGCGTCACGACGTTCCAGACCGCCTTCATGCTGGTCTGGATGGGCTGGAAGGACAAG
It encodes the following:
- a CDS encoding DMT family transporter, which translates into the protein MELWIPITIAAAFLQNLRSALQKHLQGSLGTRGASFVRFGYGFPLAILYVTILHWAFGLAFPALNGTFAFWAVIGGLAQIVATMLLVYLFSLRNFAVGTAYSKTEPVQAAIFGFMLLGERITLGAVVAIIVGVIGVMLISLARAPLSWRNTFAALTSRTALIGIASGAVFGVSAVAYRSASLSLDGPGPIMNAAVTLACVTTFQTAFMLVWMGWKDKREIVDVLKSWRSSSLVGIAGVLGSACWFTAMSLQQVAYVRALGQIELVFTFMASYFLFHERVNRTEVAGCLLIVCGILGLLFL